The following coding sequences lie in one Helicobacter sp. MIT 21-1697 genomic window:
- a CDS encoding DJ-1 family glyoxalase III, with product MKNILLPLAKGFEEIELVSVADILRRAGVRVVIASLDAHKRVLGAHHIVIEADSALPELEMDHFDGIVLAGGYNGMQNLANNELIKLWLTTFKQEQKLIAAICASPIVLDKAGVLEGEFTCYPGCENEMSMQNKTRAESAVIKNGNIITSTGPATANVFALALVKELCGQAQAQKLYEELQMPSLKAYL from the coding sequence ATGAAAAATATTTTACTTCCCCTTGCAAAGGGCTTTGAAGAAATTGAGTTAGTATCTGTGGCAGATATTTTGAGACGCGCAGGAGTGCGAGTGGTGATTGCTAGTCTTGACGCTCATAAACGCGTTTTGGGAGCGCATCATATTGTGATAGAAGCAGATTCTGCTTTGCCCGAGCTTGAAATGGATCATTTTGATGGTATTGTCCTTGCAGGAGGCTATAATGGTATGCAAAATCTCGCCAATAACGAGCTTATTAAATTATGGCTTACAACTTTCAAGCAAGAGCAAAAACTCATAGCGGCTATTTGCGCCTCCCCTATTGTGCTTGATAAGGCAGGAGTACTTGAGGGTGAATTTACCTGCTATCCGGGCTGTGAGAATGAAATGAGTATGCAAAATAAAACCAGAGCTGAAAGTGCAGTTATTAAAAATGGGAATATTATCACTTCAACTGGTCCTGCTACGGCAAATGTATTTGCCCTTGCTCTTGTGAAAGAGCTGTGCGGTCAAGCGCAAGCGCAAAAACTTTATGAAGAATTGCAAATGCCCTCTTTGAAAGCATATTTATAA
- a CDS encoding tyrosine-type recombinase/integrase has protein sequence MKYPLNYKDEFSYSLLFWLVRFVRYKLTTLSNHQVYDKVKILEAIDMLSNDKVSSIEELESICKKARKAGMIGINTYATPLLKLYTFLTQSTLHSMEDIDEEILSDFLSVETSTLSTASKKNYRIALIGFFGYIDKQNENEGTSYVYDITLKMSSLQGKSGQKLPAFLNQKELEQFLQAIEQAQLGEKVAARNKLIIKLIVYTGIRVSEALALRCKDIFPTQDCYLVQIRGKGNKPRVVMIRQSHIQSLLNAWLTQRLSFSPKNDLLFCNTKGNPLTQSYIYRNVENILTQAGIRKEKNGAHMLRHSFATLLYQQKHDLVMVQEALGHADLNTSRIYTHFDKERLQEVVSVMDNITKQENL, from the coding sequence ATGAAATATCCCCTTAATTATAAAGATGAGTTTTCATATTCTTTGCTTTTTTGGTTGGTGCGGTTTGTGCGTTATAAACTTACGACTTTATCTAATCATCAGGTGTATGATAAGGTAAAGATTCTTGAGGCAATAGATATGTTGAGCAACGATAAGGTAAGCAGCATAGAGGAATTAGAAAGTATTTGCAAAAAAGCACGAAAAGCAGGTATGATAGGAATCAATACCTACGCTACCCCACTTCTTAAGCTTTATACATTTCTTACACAAAGCACTTTGCATTCAATGGAAGATATTGATGAGGAAATATTGAGCGATTTTCTAAGCGTGGAAACAAGCACGCTTTCTACTGCAAGCAAAAAAAACTATCGCATTGCTCTTATAGGCTTTTTTGGCTATATTGATAAGCAAAATGAAAACGAGGGTACATCTTATGTATATGATATTACACTTAAAATGAGTTCATTGCAGGGTAAAAGCGGACAAAAACTTCCTGCATTTTTGAATCAAAAAGAATTAGAGCAATTTTTACAAGCTATTGAACAAGCTCAACTTGGTGAAAAAGTCGCTGCGCGTAATAAGCTTATCATCAAACTTATTGTTTATACAGGCATACGCGTGAGTGAGGCACTTGCTCTGCGATGTAAAGATATTTTTCCTACTCAAGATTGTTATCTTGTGCAGATTCGGGGTAAGGGCAATAAGCCCCGCGTAGTAATGATACGTCAATCTCATATCCAAAGCCTCCTCAATGCTTGGCTGACACAACGTTTGAGCTTTTCTCCTAAGAATGATTTGCTTTTTTGCAATACAAAAGGAAACCCTCTCACACAAAGTTATATTTATAGAAATGTAGAAAATATCCTTACTCAAGCGGGAATCCGCAAAGAAAAAAATGGCGCACATATGCTAAGGCATTCTTTTGCCACTCTACTCTATCAGCAAAAACACGATTTGGTGATGGTGCAAGAAGCACTTGGACACGCTGATTTAAATACAAGTCGCATTTATACGCATTTTGACAAGGAGCGTTTGCAAGAAGTGGTAAGCGTTATGGACAATATAACCAAACAGGAAAATTTATGA
- a CDS encoding agmatine deiminase family protein, with the protein MKKTRYRLKAEWEEQIAILMAFPHKNSDWAAHIEEARECFMCLIEQILSFEAVILCVDTDDEEGIALLSAHFKEHIALAQNKDSQSHQQYGLHIVRVPLNDTWARDFGGISVEAEGGEGIVLFDFIFNGWGLKYPANYDNHITQNIVQQVHKSILSPLVESIFAPHRIIKADMVLEGGSIESNGAGVLLTNTQCLLESHRNPHLNQQEIESRLKEYFGLDSVLWLTQGYLAGDDTDSHIDTLARFIAPDSIAYIVCEDKEDEHFEALTRMQEELRALRQPSGEPYKLIALPFTQAIYDEQGQRLPASYANFLFVNGGLLVPTYGDKNDKKALEILSKALPKHRVVGVDCRSLILWHGSLHCVSMQLYIS; encoded by the coding sequence ATGAAAAAAACTAGATATAGGCTTAAGGCAGAGTGGGAGGAGCAAATAGCCATATTGATGGCTTTTCCGCATAAAAATAGTGATTGGGCAGCGCATATTGAGGAAGCACGAGAATGTTTTATGTGCCTCATTGAGCAGATTCTATCTTTTGAAGCGGTGATACTTTGTGTGGATACCGATGATGAGGAGGGAATAGCACTTCTAAGCGCGCATTTTAAAGAGCATATCGCATTGGCACAAAATAAGGATTCCCAATCACATCAACAATATGGACTTCATATTGTGCGTGTGCCACTCAATGATACTTGGGCAAGGGATTTTGGAGGTATTAGTGTGGAAGCAGAGGGGGGCGAGGGCATTGTCCTCTTTGATTTTATTTTTAATGGTTGGGGGCTCAAATATCCTGCGAATTATGATAATCATATTACGCAAAATATCGTACAACAAGTGCATAAGAGCATTTTATCGCCACTTGTTGAATCTATCTTTGCACCTCATCGTATTATAAAAGCTGATATGGTGCTTGAGGGAGGCAGTATAGAGAGCAATGGGGCAGGGGTGCTGCTCACAAATACGCAATGTTTGCTAGAATCTCATCGCAATCCACACCTAAACCAACAAGAGATAGAATCTAGGCTGAAAGAATATTTTGGACTAGATTCTGTATTATGGCTTACGCAAGGCTATCTTGCTGGAGATGATACAGATAGCCATATTGATACACTTGCGCGTTTTATTGCACCTGATAGTATCGCGTATATTGTATGTGAAGACAAAGAAGATGAGCATTTTGAGGCTTTAACGCGTATGCAAGAAGAGTTGCGTGCGTTAAGACAGCCTAGCGGTGAGCCTTATAAGCTTATTGCTCTGCCTTTTACTCAAGCTATCTATGATGAGCAAGGACAGAGACTACCTGCAAGTTATGCAAATTTCCTTTTTGTCAATGGAGGTCTGCTCGTGCCAACTTATGGGGATAAAAATGACAAAAAGGCACTTGAAATACTAAGCAAAGCATTGCCAAAGCATAGGGTAGTAGGCGTGGATTGTCGCTCATTGATTTTATGGCACGGAAGTTTGCATTGTGTGAGTATGCAGCTTTACATCTCATAA
- a CDS encoding DUF2972 domain-containing protein — protein MRGSKTIRILKRKGIRFALAYRIRKEKYQTNLLILYSLFFQLNSPHKLHIYKILKRFHILNIYTPTLIFIAKYYEEIISWTESIEFKTKYLDTHHPYPPMLNPKRLNRDSNSPYPSLSYESISPKIAWDLNLPLPREYDSIWLYNSGSGGEAVQTFFHLCGVEFYTICWRVNEYKSAFLYLYKSYLQGKKVIFSLNNWQEGAEKFASLLDKKVPIFCIARDPISRLKTGVNHLTGESWNVDSFRHLTLKSKICFPPMYYRGALNTKPDINIITESSHFTLMPNEFGSITTRLNWLKNATSEVIFLPIDEISGKKTFETFVKLSHKLHFNPPTNPQIFEGKINRYEGLLMLPCVLSADTKENNENVLEAEVKVIITTQQLTPNTDKALVDVTLFFNIKMPQDNVILYSSKEDFAILKANALLCSHTKTYLQGYMNALEKYMHNIKAHLISEKDILAYFVENPSIAFAFAKQIQKDMTYIKQHRPDIIESWKYFKEFERLNIFLRLNLS, from the coding sequence ATGAGAGGCTCTAAGACAATACGGATTCTAAAAAGAAAAGGTATAAGATTCGCTCTTGCTTATAGAATAAGAAAAGAAAAATATCAGACGAATTTATTAATACTCTACTCTTTGTTTTTTCAACTTAATAGTCCTCATAAATTACACATTTATAAGATTCTCAAAAGATTCCATATTCTAAACATTTATACCCCAACCCTAATTTTTATTGCCAAATATTATGAAGAGATTATTTCTTGGACAGAATCCATTGAATTTAAAACAAAATACTTAGATACTCACCACCCTTATCCCCCAATGCTAAATCCAAAACGACTAAACAGAGATTCTAACTCTCCCTATCCTAGCCTAAGCTATGAAAGTATCTCACCAAAGATTGCTTGGGATTTGAATCTACCACTGCCAAGGGAATATGATAGCATTTGGCTCTATAATAGCGGTTCGGGTGGCGAAGCAGTCCAAACTTTCTTTCATCTATGTGGCGTGGAGTTTTACACGATTTGTTGGAGAGTTAATGAATATAAAAGTGCTTTTTTATATTTATACAAAAGCTATTTGCAAGGCAAAAAGGTTATTTTCTCGCTCAATAATTGGCAAGAGGGGGCAGAAAAATTTGCTTCTCTTTTAGACAAGAAAGTGCCGATTTTTTGTATCGCTAGAGATCCTATTAGTCGCCTAAAAACAGGAGTAAATCATTTGACAGGTGAAAGTTGGAATGTGGATTCTTTTAGACATTTGACTTTAAAAAGTAAGATTTGCTTTCCTCCAATGTATTATCGTGGGGCATTAAACACAAAGCCCGATATAAATATCATCACTGAATCTAGTCATTTTACGCTTATGCCAAATGAATTTGGAAGCATTACCACAAGGCTAAATTGGCTCAAAAATGCTACTTCTGAAGTGATTTTTCTCCCCATAGATGAAATCAGTGGCAAAAAGACCTTTGAAACTTTTGTCAAATTATCCCATAAATTGCATTTTAATCCCCCTACAAATCCGCAAATATTTGAGGGAAAAATTAATAGATATGAGGGTTTATTAATGCTTCCTTGCGTATTGAGTGCCGATACAAAAGAAAACAATGAAAATGTGCTAGAAGCAGAGGTGAAAGTCATCATTACGACACAACAACTTACCCCAAATACTGATAAAGCCCTAGTAGATGTTACTTTATTTTTTAACATCAAAATGCCACAGGATAATGTAATACTTTATTCCAGCAAAGAGGATTTTGCGATTTTAAAAGCGAATGCACTTTTATGCTCTCACACAAAGACTTATTTGCAAGGATATATGAATGCACTAGAAAAATATATGCACAATATCAAGGCACATTTAATCAGCGAAAAGGATATATTGGCATATTTTGTAGAGAATCCAAGCATAGCGTTTGCCTTTGCAAAACAAATCCAAAAGGATATGACTTATATCAAACAACATCGCCCCGACATTATAGAATCGTGGAAGTATTTTAAGGAGTTTGAGAGATTGAACATTTTTTTGAGATTAAACCTCTCATAG
- a CDS encoding phosphatase PAP2 family protein: MNLLHHPSPKVNLAAMCIIAVCAVGLWLYEPRLYSDVFRLMLLPLGLLWLVQKRYTLLKHFIFISVVILGIAFMCKYTFSFMANHYADSLWVEHIIQIAKRPINGEFKGFPSGHTTAAFIAAAFALRYMGKKWGIFVIVLASMVGYARVLSLWHTPTQVCAGAIFGFIGSLVLIHFINKKPQ; the protein is encoded by the coding sequence ATGAATCTTTTACATCACCCTAGCCCTAAAGTCAATCTTGCTGCAATGTGCATTATAGCTGTGTGTGCTGTGGGATTATGGCTGTATGAACCAAGATTGTATAGTGATGTCTTTCGTCTTATGCTTCTTCCTCTTGGGCTTTTATGGCTTGTGCAAAAGCGATATACACTTTTAAAACACTTTATATTCATTAGTGTTGTGATTTTAGGCATTGCATTTATGTGTAAATATACTTTTTCTTTTATGGCAAATCATTATGCCGATTCTCTATGGGTAGAGCATATTATCCAAATTGCAAAACGCCCTATTAATGGTGAGTTTAAAGGATTTCCTAGTGGGCATACGACAGCAGCATTTATTGCAGCAGCATTTGCATTGCGATATATGGGCAAAAAGTGGGGCATATTTGTTATAGTTTTAGCCTCTATGGTGGGTTATGCTCGTGTTTTAAGCCTATGGCACACGCCAACCCAAGTATGTGCAGGTGCGATTTTTGGCTTTATAGGAAGTTTAGTGCTTATACATTTTATTAATAAAAAGCCTCAATGA
- the tsaD gene encoding tRNA (adenosine(37)-N6)-threonylcarbamoyltransferase complex transferase subunit TsaD — MILSIESSCDDSSLALTSIDDATLIYHIKLSQDEEHSTYGGIVPEIASRLHAQRLPEILKKLKVFLNNDLSAIKAIAVTTRPGLSVTLIEGLMMAKALCLGLQVPLICVNHLKGHIYSLCIRNATSDSQSTLSKPLSLPQPLGILLVSGGHTQILQMHNFNTISLVAQSLDDSFGESFDKVAKYLGLGYPGGPLIESYAKEFIQNYPHITSHSFPVPLLHNQKLQFSFSGLKNAVRLAIEALSQPLSPKDLGSICAGFQQSACEHIVRKVRLYFQNPQTQDLADFAIVGGASANTYLRTALSELCAEYKKQLHLAELAFCADNAAMIGAVAIEHYKRQDFTPIDEAQISPKSLPSDFL, encoded by the coding sequence ATGATTTTGAGTATAGAATCAAGCTGCGATGATAGCTCACTCGCCTTAACAAGCATTGATGACGCCACGCTTATTTATCATATCAAGCTCTCTCAAGATGAGGAACATAGCACTTATGGAGGTATTGTGCCAGAAATCGCTTCAAGACTTCACGCTCAAAGACTTCCAGAGATTCTAAAAAAGCTTAAAGTATTTTTAAACAATGATTTATCAGCGATTAAAGCCATTGCAGTAACTACTCGTCCCGGACTAAGCGTAACGCTCATTGAAGGCTTAATGATGGCAAAAGCACTCTGTCTTGGCTTACAAGTGCCACTGATTTGTGTCAATCACCTTAAGGGGCATATCTATTCGCTTTGTATTCGCAATGCTACTTCAGATAGCCAATCCACCCTCTCTAAACCCCTCTCTCTACCCCAACCTCTTGGTATTTTGCTTGTATCTGGCGGACATACGCAGATTCTCCAAATGCACAATTTTAACACTATAAGTCTTGTCGCACAAAGCCTTGATGATAGCTTTGGTGAAAGTTTTGACAAGGTTGCTAAATATTTGGGATTAGGCTATCCGGGCGGTCCTCTTATAGAATCTTATGCTAAAGAATTTATACAAAATTATCCACATATTACATCTCATAGTTTCCCTGTGCCACTTTTACATAATCAAAAGCTACAATTTAGCTTTTCAGGCTTAAAAAATGCGGTAAGACTTGCTATTGAGGCTCTGTCTCAACCTCTTAGCCCTAAAGATTTAGGAAGTATCTGTGCGGGATTCCAACAAAGTGCGTGCGAACATATCGTGCGAAAAGTAAGATTATATTTTCAAAACCCACAAACACAGGATTTAGCGGATTTTGCCATTGTGGGGGGAGCGAGTGCAAATACATATTTGCGCACTGCCCTAAGTGAGCTTTGTGCAGAGTATAAGAAGCAATTACATCTTGCTGAACTTGCCTTTTGTGCTGATAACGCAGCGATGATTGGGGCTGTGGCAATAGAGCACTACAAAAGGCAGGATTTCACGCCCATAGATGAGGCGCAAATCTCGCCTAAAAGCCTACCAAGTGATTTTTTATGA
- a CDS encoding TonB-dependent receptor plug domain-containing protein: MTIPIFKNSPLLSFSFVSMCGIGLFADESFSHTKLSPIISAAHPISNANVSVIDDTFLNHTQASNLREIFAKDAEIQVGGGANIAQKLYIRGFEDRMFRVRLDGITQGGNLFHHQGNLLIDPFLIKSIEIEKGLAKPEDGAGALAGGINITTKNAFDLLSQKRNYGAHFVLGGQSNKGVDTALAAYGKLTENLGLLVSYGFDDMPYYRAGNGDKVPSSKTRSHNALFKLSFLPNANHSLNLNYHFNNVNAIAPYGANVILEQSPKLYDNALFSHSLSTQYAYAPADNFALSWNTFYSYKNLKLSPIGAASTTHDHEKAHNLSLHNFGSDIMLKHYFSPSRHYIKYGLNYQFLTTKEHNLNDGHDRGRNNQGHELGAIYGGFIGANFNFLESLSLDVGSRYDVFTYRDKYNAKHNTQGLSPYISLLYTPTNELSFKITQNYNTRGVMPLDASLLYDPHVKIARLKAEGMHNTEFDMDYDNSLFSAHIALYHQYLKNFINTYVNNASNTAVHGSENFSRQNMDSAIRILGYEANIGLDFSFVDVHLGVAQNFPTYNNKTITDTFELMAVSGRSYYLSAGLRPFSALPQFQILWLSRFSEGIDYQGYNMYRGELASINKKAYNVHNIYFTYDVKSYLSLRLAFLNITNKTYANPYTPLNELYSNGNGNTPLYEPGFSTKFQIALSF, from the coding sequence ATGACAATTCCTATTTTTAAAAACTCACCTCTCTTGAGCTTTAGCTTTGTATCAATGTGTGGTATCGGACTTTTTGCTGATGAAAGCTTCTCGCATACGAAACTCTCTCCCATTATTTCCGCAGCCCACCCTATAAGCAATGCAAATGTAAGTGTAATAGACGATACCTTTCTCAACCATACACAAGCAAGCAATTTGCGCGAAATTTTTGCCAAAGATGCTGAAATACAAGTTGGTGGTGGCGCAAATATTGCTCAAAAACTTTACATAAGAGGTTTTGAGGATAGAATGTTTCGCGTGAGACTTGATGGAATTACGCAAGGAGGGAATCTCTTTCATCATCAGGGTAATCTCCTCATTGACCCATTTTTGATTAAAAGCATTGAGATAGAAAAAGGTTTGGCAAAGCCAGAAGATGGTGCAGGAGCATTGGCAGGAGGGATAAATATCACGACAAAAAATGCCTTTGATTTACTCTCACAAAAGCGCAATTATGGAGCACATTTTGTGCTAGGAGGGCAAAGCAACAAAGGCGTAGATACTGCCCTTGCTGCGTATGGTAAGCTTACAGAGAATCTTGGGTTGCTTGTAAGCTATGGCTTTGATGATATGCCCTATTATCGTGCGGGTAATGGTGATAAAGTACCCTCCTCTAAAACGCGCTCACACAACGCACTTTTCAAACTAAGTTTCCTCCCTAATGCCAATCACTCACTTAATCTTAACTATCATTTTAATAATGTCAATGCCATAGCGCCCTATGGCGCAAATGTGATTCTTGAGCAATCTCCCAAACTTTATGATAATGCACTCTTCTCACATTCTCTAAGTACGCAATATGCCTACGCACCTGCTGATAACTTTGCTTTATCGTGGAATACTTTTTATTCCTATAAGAATCTTAAACTTTCCCCCATTGGAGCAGCTAGCACCACCCACGACCACGAAAAAGCACATAATTTGAGCCTACACAATTTCGGAAGTGATATAATGTTGAAACATTACTTTAGCCCCTCTAGACATTATATTAAATACGGCTTAAACTATCAATTTCTCACTACCAAAGAACATAATCTTAATGATGGACACGATAGAGGAAGAAACAATCAAGGACACGAATTGGGCGCTATTTATGGCGGATTTATTGGAGCAAATTTTAACTTTTTAGAATCTCTAAGCCTTGATGTGGGTTCGCGCTATGATGTCTTTACCTACCGCGATAAATATAATGCCAAACATAATACGCAAGGATTAAGCCCTTATATTTCGCTTCTTTACACGCCTACAAATGAGCTTAGCTTTAAAATCACGCAAAACTATAACACGCGAGGAGTTATGCCACTTGATGCTTCATTGCTTTATGACCCTCACGTTAAGATTGCTCGCTTAAAAGCAGAGGGTATGCACAATACAGAATTTGATATGGACTATGATAATAGCCTTTTTAGCGCACATATTGCACTTTATCACCAATATCTTAAAAACTTTATTAATACTTATGTCAATAATGCAAGTAATACCGCCGTTCACGGAAGCGAGAACTTCTCGCGTCAAAATATGGATAGTGCTATCCGAATACTCGGCTATGAGGCGAATATAGGGCTAGATTTTAGCTTTGTTGATGTGCATCTAGGTGTCGCACAAAACTTCCCCACATACAACAATAAAACGATTACCGATACCTTTGAGCTTATGGCAGTGAGTGGAAGGAGTTACTATCTAAGTGCAGGATTACGACCTTTTAGTGCATTACCACAATTTCAGATTCTATGGCTTAGTCGCTTTAGTGAAGGCATAGACTATCAAGGCTACAATATGTATCGCGGGGAGTTAGCCTCTATTAACAAAAAGGCTTACAATGTGCATAATATTTACTTTACTTATGATGTGAAATCGTATTTGAGTTTGCGCTTGGCATTTTTAAATATTACAAACAAAACCTATGCTAATCCCTACACCCCACTTAATGAGCTTTATTCAAATGGTAATGGCAACACGCCACTTTATGAACCCGGTTTTAGCACAAAATTCCAAATTGCACTTTCGTTTTAA